A genomic stretch from Bradyrhizobium quebecense includes:
- a CDS encoding adenylate/guanylate cyclase domain-containing protein yields the protein MPKFLRIGVHQSNVSGYTSKAWCIRRAGSTVFLKWGAVEVQGAGAGRKVYWTFPPQEKTIRCRTVQRAQDYAKAAIARRRSHRYEPLTGNIANRRRTADRGSELKQALATILFVDIVRSTEKAARLGDSRWATVMNHYYAAVRRELKALRGKEVVTTGDGVLATFRAPAAGIGCATAIVKAVRTLGLEIRVGLHAGEYKVSGAEVIGLAFHIGARVAAKARAGEVLVSSAVKDLMRESDIRFKDRGAHQLKGVPERWRLYRVEP from the coding sequence ATGCCCAAATTCCTTCGCATCGGAGTGCATCAGTCGAACGTGTCCGGATACACGTCAAAGGCATGGTGCATCCGACGGGCTGGCTCGACGGTCTTCCTTAAATGGGGCGCCGTTGAGGTTCAGGGCGCCGGAGCCGGGCGAAAGGTCTACTGGACGTTTCCACCGCAGGAAAAAACCATTCGCTGCCGCACGGTGCAGCGTGCCCAGGACTATGCCAAGGCCGCAATCGCGCGGCGGCGCAGCCATCGCTATGAACCGCTGACGGGAAATATAGCGAACCGGCGTCGCACCGCCGATCGAGGCTCGGAGCTCAAACAGGCGCTCGCCACCATCCTGTTCGTCGATATCGTCCGATCCACCGAAAAAGCCGCGCGGCTCGGCGACTCGCGCTGGGCAACGGTGATGAATCACTACTACGCCGCCGTTCGCCGGGAACTAAAGGCCTTGCGCGGCAAGGAGGTCGTGACGACGGGAGACGGTGTGCTGGCGACGTTCCGCGCGCCCGCTGCCGGGATCGGTTGCGCGACCGCGATCGTCAAGGCCGTGCGCACGCTGGGGCTCGAGATCAGGGTGGGATTACATGCCGGCGAATACAAGGTGAGCGGCGCGGAGGTCATCGGTCTCGCGTTTCACATCGGTGCGCGTGTCGCTGCCAAGGCACGGGCCGGCGAGGTGCTGGTCTCGAGCGCGGTCAAGGACCTGATGCGCGAGTCCGATATCCGTTTCAAGGATCGCGGCGCGCACCAGCTCAAAGGCGTGCCGGAGCGATGGCGGCTCTACCGGGTTGAACCTTAA